A single window of Actinomycetota bacterium DNA harbors:
- a CDS encoding integrin alpha encodes MRRTAAMVAVTAAALLAVAPPDPGGARSSGAAPAQRAALADLNGDGFDDLAVGAPGEALGNRSGAGALNLLLGSEDGIAPSADVLSQDSEGVGGTAEAGDAFGAAVAQGRFNDDDYVDLAVGSPGEAVGGVGLAGAVNILYGSAGGLTGGPLLLQESPAPNDRYGTSLAAGDFNGDTFADLAVGAPGENVGAVRDAGAVTILFGSADGITPSGAQTLTQGSGGVAGTAEDFDWFGQAVAAGTLAGDDLADLVVGVPGEDVGEVGEVGAVNVLAGSPGGLVNGSLVTQGNPEVDDAFGMAVATGGLDAAAGDDVAVGAFGETVNGRAFAGAVSVLSGPPERLASERLLHQGTAGIPGTPETDDRFGIALAPVDADGVGPWDLAVGVRSEDVGPDVDAGAVNLLAGSPTGPGGGRLLQQANPEDFDA; translated from the coding sequence ATGCGCCGAACCGCCGCCATGGTCGCCGTGACCGCGGCCGCGCTCCTTGCCGTGGCCCCGCCCGACCCCGGCGGGGCGCGGTCCTCCGGGGCCGCGCCGGCCCAGCGGGCCGCCCTCGCCGACCTCAACGGGGACGGGTTCGACGACCTGGCCGTCGGGGCGCCGGGGGAGGCGCTCGGCAACCGTTCCGGTGCCGGGGCTCTCAACCTGCTGCTCGGGTCGGAGGACGGGATCGCGCCCAGCGCCGACGTCCTCTCCCAGGACAGCGAGGGCGTCGGCGGGACCGCCGAGGCGGGCGACGCCTTCGGCGCGGCGGTCGCCCAGGGCCGCTTCAACGACGACGACTACGTCGACCTGGCCGTCGGGTCCCCTGGCGAGGCGGTGGGCGGGGTCGGCCTGGCCGGCGCGGTCAACATCCTCTACGGCTCCGCCGGCGGCCTCACCGGCGGCCCGTTGCTCCTCCAGGAGAGCCCGGCCCCGAACGACCGGTACGGCACCTCCCTCGCCGCCGGTGACTTCAACGGCGACACGTTCGCCGACCTGGCCGTCGGCGCCCCCGGCGAGAACGTCGGCGCCGTCAGGGACGCGGGCGCCGTCACGATCCTGTTCGGCTCGGCGGACGGCATCACCCCGAGCGGCGCCCAGACCCTCACCCAGGGGAGCGGAGGCGTCGCCGGGACGGCCGAGGACTTCGACTGGTTCGGGCAGGCGGTCGCCGCGGGGACCCTGGCCGGTGACGACCTCGCCGACCTGGTCGTCGGGGTGCCCGGGGAGGACGTCGGCGAGGTCGGGGAGGTCGGGGCCGTGAACGTCCTCGCCGGGTCGCCGGGCGGCCTGGTCAACGGCTCCCTGGTCACGCAGGGCAACCCGGAGGTCGACGACGCGTTCGGGATGGCCGTGGCCACCGGCGGCCTCGACGCCGCCGCCGGCGACGACGTGGCCGTCGGGGCGTTCGGGGAGACCGTCAACGGCCGGGCGTTCGCCGGCGCGGTCAGCGTGCTCAGCGGCCCGCCGGAGCGGCTGGCCTCCGAGCGGCTGCTGCACCAGGGGACGGCCGGCATCCCCGGCACCCCGGAGACCGACGACCGGTTCGGGATCGCGCTGGCGCCGGTCGACGCCGACGGCGTCGGACCGTGGGACCTGGCCGTCGGGGTCCGCTCCGAGGACGTCGGCCCCGACGTCGACGCCGGGGCGGTCAACCTGCTGGCCGGGTCACCCACCGGCCCGGGCGGGGGCCGGCTGCTGCAACAGGCCAACCCGGAGGACTTCGACGCC
- a CDS encoding integrin alpha: MRRVVVLTALVGLVTLLVTVPPAAGAPGQERAAAQEARVDFNDDGFTDLGVGAPGEDVGAATDAGALNVMYGSAGGLQASADVFFQGSGGVGGSLEDNDRFGAAVAKGDFNDDGIFDLAVGAPGEAVGSDTAAGAVNVLNGSSGGLTGGPLFTQANAETGDGFGAALAAGDFDDDGVFDLAIGAPGEDIGATGDAGAVTVLFGSPGGLTTAGSQTLFQGGGAGGTAEADDAFGEALASGILGGDGIADLVVGAPGEDVGATRDAGAVNLLAGSPGGLVAGAVATQGNPELLDLFGAAVATGDFDNTAGDDVAAGAPGETVGGRAFAGAVSVLNGPPSGLANERLLFQGTAGIPGSPESFDQFGGAVAPTDSNGIGPWDLAVGVPGEDLGPDENAGAVNLLAGSAGGPGGGTLVTQANPEDFDNFGSAIAGGFFLHDFDLNGFFDLAVGAPGETVGAAAAAGAVSVFNAFGGGGGTVVPGPVFTQGSGGLGGTAETGDTLGVALE, from the coding sequence ATGCGACGTGTGGTCGTGCTAACGGCCCTGGTGGGCCTCGTGACCCTGCTGGTGACCGTCCCGCCTGCCGCGGGCGCGCCCGGCCAGGAGCGGGCCGCCGCCCAGGAGGCCCGGGTCGACTTCAACGACGACGGGTTCACCGATCTGGGCGTCGGCGCCCCCGGGGAGGACGTCGGGGCCGCCACCGACGCGGGCGCCCTGAACGTCATGTACGGCTCGGCCGGCGGCCTGCAGGCCAGCGCCGACGTGTTCTTCCAGGGCAGCGGCGGGGTCGGGGGCAGCCTCGAGGACAACGACCGGTTCGGCGCTGCCGTGGCCAAGGGCGACTTCAACGACGACGGCATCTTCGACCTTGCCGTGGGGGCGCCCGGCGAGGCGGTCGGCAGCGACACCGCCGCCGGCGCGGTCAACGTGCTCAACGGCTCCAGCGGCGGGCTCACCGGCGGGCCGCTGTTCACCCAGGCCAACGCCGAGACGGGCGACGGGTTCGGGGCCGCGCTGGCCGCGGGCGACTTCGACGACGACGGCGTCTTCGACCTGGCCATCGGCGCCCCCGGCGAGGACATCGGCGCGACCGGCGACGCCGGCGCCGTGACCGTGCTGTTCGGGTCGCCGGGCGGGCTGACCACCGCCGGCAGCCAGACCCTGTTCCAGGGCGGGGGCGCCGGCGGGACCGCCGAGGCGGACGACGCCTTCGGGGAGGCGCTGGCCAGCGGCATCCTGGGCGGCGACGGCATCGCCGACCTGGTGGTCGGCGCCCCTGGCGAGGACGTCGGCGCCACCCGCGACGCCGGGGCGGTCAACCTGCTCGCCGGCTCGCCGGGCGGCCTGGTCGCCGGCGCCGTGGCCACCCAGGGCAACCCGGAGCTCCTCGACCTGTTCGGGGCGGCCGTGGCCACCGGCGACTTCGACAACACCGCCGGCGACGACGTCGCCGCCGGCGCCCCCGGCGAGACGGTCGGCGGCAGGGCGTTCGCCGGTGCCGTCAGCGTCCTCAACGGTCCTCCGAGCGGGCTAGCCAACGAGCGGCTGCTGTTCCAGGGCACGGCCGGGATCCCGGGCAGCCCGGAGAGCTTCGACCAGTTCGGGGGCGCGGTGGCGCCGACCGACAGCAACGGCATCGGCCCGTGGGACCTGGCCGTCGGCGTGCCCGGCGAGGACCTCGGCCCGGACGAGAATGCCGGGGCGGTCAACCTGCTGGCCGGGTCGGCGGGCGGCCCGGGCGGCGGGACCCTGGTCACCCAGGCCAACCCGGAGGACTTCGACAACTTCGGGTCGGCCATCGCCGGCGGGTTCTTCCTGCACGACTTCGACCTCAATGGGTTCTTCGACCTGGCCGTCGGGGCCCCCGGGGAGACCGTCGGGGCGGCGGCGGCCGCCGGCGCGGTCAGCGTGTTCAACGCCTTCGGCGGCGGTGGCGGCACCGTCGTTCCCGGGCCGGTCTTCACCCAGGGCTCCGGCGGGCTCGGCGGCACCGCCGAGACGGGCGACACCCTCGGGGTCGCGCTGGAGTAA
- a CDS encoding PAC2 family protein codes for MGKLLDLTDPPALRDPFLVVHLHGWTDAGLAGQTAAVFLRSRWNATRLAAFDADELIDFRARRPVVRLASGTIEEVTWSPTELLKATPGGDRDALLLTGPEPDFRWGAFCDEVIEACRRLQVVEVFGLGAFPAPALHTDPVAVVGTSADSDLAERLETVPVIVELSAGIQTVLEERLHRAGIPATGLWARVPPYLAGGAHPPAALALVETLGRLTGVEIETTELDAATKDHLEQVEQAIRERPQIAEFVDQIRGMVEQGADERIPSGDEIAAELERFLGQNPPEGGEPR; via the coding sequence ATGGGCAAGCTGCTCGACCTCACCGACCCGCCGGCGCTGCGCGACCCGTTCCTGGTCGTGCACCTCCACGGCTGGACGGATGCCGGGCTGGCCGGCCAGACCGCGGCCGTGTTCCTCCGGTCGCGCTGGAACGCGACCCGGCTGGCCGCCTTCGACGCCGACGAGCTGATCGACTTCCGGGCCCGGCGCCCGGTCGTGCGGCTGGCCAGCGGCACCATCGAGGAGGTGACCTGGTCGCCGACCGAGCTGCTCAAGGCCACGCCCGGGGGCGACCGGGACGCGCTGCTGCTGACCGGGCCGGAGCCCGACTTCCGCTGGGGGGCGTTCTGCGACGAGGTGATCGAGGCCTGCCGGCGCCTGCAGGTGGTGGAGGTGTTCGGGCTGGGGGCGTTCCCGGCCCCGGCGCTGCACACCGACCCGGTGGCGGTGGTCGGCACCTCGGCCGACTCCGACCTGGCGGAGCGGCTGGAGACGGTGCCGGTGATCGTCGAGCTGTCGGCCGGCATCCAGACCGTCCTCGAGGAGCGGCTGCACCGGGCCGGCATCCCGGCCACCGGGCTCTGGGCCCGGGTGCCGCCGTACCTGGCCGGCGGCGCCCATCCACCGGCGGCCCTGGCCCTGGTGGAGACCCTGGGCCGGCTGACCGGGGTCGAGATCGAGACCACCGAGCTCGACGCGGCCACCAAGGACCACCTGGAACAGGTCGAGCAGGCCATCCGGGAGCGCCCCCAGATCGCCGAGTTCGTCGACCAGATCCGCGGCATGGTCGAGCAGGGCGCCGACGAGCGCATCCCCTCCGGCGACGAGATCGCGGCCGAGCTCGAGCGCTTCCTGGGCCAGAACCCCCCCGAGGGCGGCGAGCCCCGCTAG
- a CDS encoding helix-turn-helix domain-containing protein: MDEATELANAVDSKDPRVGLRAVAALRRLLEQLETLQVANARAAGWSWQEIASELGVSRQAVHKKHAARRGLLRRD; the protein is encoded by the coding sequence ATGGACGAGGCAACCGAGCTGGCGAACGCGGTGGACAGCAAGGACCCGCGGGTCGGGCTGCGGGCGGTGGCCGCGCTGCGGCGGCTGCTCGAGCAGCTGGAGACCCTGCAGGTGGCCAATGCCCGCGCCGCCGGCTGGTCGTGGCAGGAGATCGCCTCCGAGCTCGGGGTGAGCCGGCAGGCGGTCCACAAGAAGCACGCGGCCCGCCGGGGCCTGCTGCGGAGGGACTGA
- a CDS encoding sigma-70 family RNA polymerase sigma factor codes for MEEPEPAVVRAAMDGDLAAFERLVRCYQAHVWRFLRHLLGDATLAEDVTQETFLRLYQRLPTFAGRSRFSTWVFRVARNAGVDALRAARRHDRLLAALPPPPPGPPPEARVEAMAAVASLSPKLREALLLVEVFGFTYREAAEVLRVPEGTVKSRVFQARVRLVAWRDEGSGGSGSGAAAHGRDEERSAGEL; via the coding sequence GTGGAAGAACCGGAGCCGGCCGTGGTGCGGGCGGCGATGGACGGCGACCTGGCCGCGTTCGAGCGGCTGGTCCGCTGCTACCAGGCCCACGTCTGGCGCTTCCTGCGCCACCTGCTCGGCGACGCCACCCTGGCCGAGGACGTGACCCAGGAGACCTTCCTCCGCCTCTACCAGCGCCTGCCCACCTTCGCGGGGCGCTCCAGGTTCTCGACCTGGGTGTTCCGGGTGGCCCGCAACGCCGGGGTCGACGCCCTGCGGGCGGCCCGTCGCCACGACCGGCTGCTGGCCGCGCTGCCGCCGCCGCCGCCCGGCCCTCCGCCCGAGGCCCGGGTCGAGGCGATGGCGGCCGTGGCCAGCCTCAGCCCCAAGCTGCGCGAGGCCCTGCTGCTGGTCGAGGTGTTCGGCTTCACCTACCGCGAGGCGGCCGAGGTCCTGCGGGTCCCCGAGGGCACCGTGAAGAGCCGCGTCTTCCAGGCCCGGGTCCGCCTGGTCGCGTGGCGGGACGAGGGGTCCGGGGGCTCGGGCAGCGGAGCGGCGGCCCACGGACGTGACGAGGAACGGAGCGCCGGTGAGCTGTAG